In Melospiza melodia melodia isolate bMelMel2 unplaced genomic scaffold, bMelMel2.pri scaffold_47, whole genome shotgun sequence, one genomic interval encodes:
- the LOC134434759 gene encoding olfactory receptor 14C36-like, whose amino-acid sequence MSNSSSIRHFLLLALADTRQLQLLHFCLFLGISLAALLGNGLIISAVACSHHLHMPMLFFLLNLALTDLGSICTTVPKAMHNCLWDTRDIYTGCAAQVFFFVFYATTEYFLLTIMCYDRYVSICKPLHYGTLLGSRACAHMAAAAWASAFLYSLLHTANTFSLPLCQGNALGQFFCEIPQILKLSCPKSYMRELVLITVTVCLGLGCFVFIVFSYVQIFRAVLTIPSEQGRHKACSTCLPHLVVVSLFLSTVIFAYLKPPSMSSPSLDLSLSVLYSLVPPALNPLIYSLRNQELKAAVWRLMTGWFQEH is encoded by the coding sequence atgtccaacagcagctccatcaggcacttcctcctgctggcattggcagacacgcggcagctgcagctcctgcacttctgcctcttcctgggcatctccctggctgccctcctgggcaacggcctcatcatcagcgccgtagcctgcagccaccacctgcacatgcccatgttgttcttcctgctcaacctggccctcactgacctgggctccatctgcaccactgtccccaaagccatgcacaattgcctctgggacaccagggacatctacacaggatgtgctgcccaagtatttttttttgttttttatgctACAAcggagtatttcctcctgaccatcatgtgctatgaccgctacgtgtccatctgcaaacccctgcactacgggaccctcctgggcagcagagcttgtgcccacatggcagcagctgcttgggccagtgccttcctctattcactgctgcacacagccaatacattttccctgcccctgtgccaaggcaatgccctgggccagttcttctgtgaaattccccagatcctcaagctctcctgcccCAAATCCTATATGAGGGAACTGGTGCTCATCACAGTTACTGTGTGTTTAGGTCTtggatgttttgtgttcattgttttctcctacgtgcagatcttcagggctgtgctgacgatcccgtctgagcagggacggcacaaagcctgtTCCACATGCCTGCCTCACCTGGTTGTTGTTTCcctcttcctcagcactgtcatctttgcctacctgaagcccccctccatgtcctcaccatccctggatctgtccctgtcagttctgtactcactggtgcctccagccctgaaccccctcatctacagcctgaggaaccaggagctcaaggctgcagtgtggagactaatgactggatggtttcaggagcaCTAA